The following are encoded together in the Thunnus thynnus chromosome 15, fThuThy2.1, whole genome shotgun sequence genome:
- the LOC137198115 gene encoding galactose-specific lectin nattectin-like yields MRIVFLLLAAFALRVTTASIETNLTVQPNKTLETWMAERIAMPLRVTETGSTMSGGIKQSGDSCLPGWYAYGSRCFKFFSTPKTWIDAENYCLYFGANLASIHNPGEYEFITELASTNPYPSFWIGGSDAVKSLKWLWSDGSIVYYNNWASGEPNESKGLENCIEMFSKGWNDRSCEVSSPFICGTRPDRPI; encoded by the exons ATGAGGATCGTTTTTCTTCTCCTTGCTGCCTTCGCTCTGAGAGTCACAACAG CGTCAATTGAGACAAACCTTACCGTACAGCCGAACAAGACTTTAG AGACCTGGATGGCAGAAAGAATTGCCATGCCGCTGCGTGTGACGGAGACAGGAAGCACGATGTCGGGTGGCATTAAGCAAAGTGGGGACAGTTGTTTGCCTGGCTGGTACGCATATGGATCCAGATGCTTCAAGTTCTTCTCCACACCAAAGACCTGGATTGATGCAGAG aattattgtttgtattttggtgCCAACCTCGCGTCCATCCACAACCCAGGGGAATATGAATTCATCACGGAACTTGCATCAACGAACCCTTACCCCAGCTTCTGGATTGGTGGCTCAGATGCTGTTAAG TCCTTAAAGTGGTTATGGAGTGACGGATCCATCGTTTACTACAATAACTGGGCCAGCGGTGAGCCGAATGAGTCGAAAGGGCTGGAAAACTGCATTGAAATGTTCTCCAAAG GGTGGAATGATCGGAGTTGTGAAGTCAGTTCTCCCTTCATCTGTGGAACAAGACCAGATAGACCAATTTAA
- the zgc:91910 gene encoding zinc finger protein 706-like, protein MARGQQKIQSQQKNAKKAAEKKKSHGADQKTAAKAALVHTCPVCRTQMPDPKTFKQHFESKHPKSPMPPELADVQA, encoded by the exons ATGGCTCGTGGGCAGCAGAAGATTCAGTCCCAGCAAAAGAACGCCAAGAaggcagcagagaagaagaaatctCATGGTGCTGACCAGAAGACTGCAGCTAAGGCCGCTCTGGTCCACACCTGTCCTGTCTGCCGG ACACAGATGCCTGACCCAAAGACATTCAAGCAGCACTTTGAGAGCAAACACCCCAAGTCCCCCATGCCTCCTGAGCTGGCAGACGTTCAGGCATAA